A section of the Malania oleifera isolate guangnan ecotype guangnan chromosome 2, ASM2987363v1, whole genome shotgun sequence genome encodes:
- the LOC131148521 gene encoding uncharacterized protein LOC131148521 — protein MKELLKVHKEEWTKYGCSIMSDGWRDSVANKDIINFLVNSPRGSVFIKSIDASNIVKNADRMYRLLDEMVEEIGESNVIQVVTDNASNYVVAGRLLEAKRPHLYWTPCAAHCIDLILEDIGKMPSIHATLKRAIFLNDYIYNRVGVVNLMRQFTGGKELLRPAVTRFATAFITLHSIHLQSNNLRKMFTSKDWNTTKWAKEAAGKRAATIVLMPTFWSTIVYALKLTGPLVHVLRFVDGEKQPAMGYIYEAMDRAKEAIAKAFGEREDKFKEAFEIIDTRWGCQLHQPLHAAAHYLNPEFFYSNPNILQDEEIMTGLYKCIARLLPTIEMQDKVSNELEKYNAASGIFGISLAVRQRKTKAPAQWWMAYGSTTPNLQNFAVKILSLTCSATGCERNWSIFQHLHSKRRNRLSQQRLNDLVFVKYNRTLRRRYDKRDTIDPILLKDIDDSNEWLIGRMDGDSDEDGELVFEDDNLTWDFVARAAGLNNPPHHTRSRISTNMLSSSRGRGRASSSSATSARGRTTMLELVDEDEIQVDSAEETEEEKDVGENSSDDEEEDDDIFADLVDDE, from the exons atgaaagagttgttgaaggtccataaagaggaatggacaaaatatggctgctcaattatgtctgatggttggagagattcagttgctaataaggacataatcaactttttagtaaactctccaaggggatcagtattcatcaagtctattgatgcttctaatattgtcaagaatgcagatagaatgtatagattacttgatgagatggtagaggaaattggagaatcaaatgtgattcaagtggtaactgacaatgcgtcaaactatgttgtagcag GGAGATTGTTagaagcaaagaggccacatttatattggacaccgtgtgctgctcattgcattgatttaattttggaggatattgggaagatgccttcaattcatgcaactttgaaaagggcaatttttttgaatgactatatctataatcgtgttggcgttgtcaacttgatgagacagttcactggaggaaaggagttgctaagacctgcagttacaagatttgcaactgccttcatcacCCTTCATTCAATCCATCTTCAAAGTAACAAtttgaggaagatgtttacttctaaagattggaatactactaaatgggcaaaggaggcgGCTGGCAAGAGAGCAGCtactattgttttgatgcctactttTTGGAGTACCATCGTCTATGCTCTTAAGTTAACAGGTCCACTTGTTCATGTACTCCGTTTTGTTGATGGGGAAAAGCAGCCTGCAATGGGAtacatttatgaagcaatggatagggctaaggaagccatagctaaggcttttggtgagagagaggataaattcaaggaggcatttgaaattattgatacgaggtggggatgccaacttcatcaaccgttgcatgcagctgcacactacttgaatccagaatttttctattcaaaccccaacattttgcaagatgaagaaattatgacgggtttgtacaaatgtattgcaaggttactgccaactattgaaatgcaagataaagtttcaaatgagttggaaaaatacaatgccgctagtggcatctttggaattagtttggcagtgagacaaaggaagacaaaagcaccag cgcaatggtggatggcatatggatcaacaactccaaacttgcaaaactttgctgtgaaaattcttagcctcacgtgtagtgctaccggctgcgaaagaaattggagcatattccaacat cttcatagcaaaaggagaaataggctatcccagcaacgcttgaatgatttggtatttgtgaaatataatcgaactctgaggcgtcgatacgacaaacgtgacaccattgatcccatccttctaaaggacattgatgatagtaatgagtggttgattggtaggatggatggtgattctgatgaggatggtgaacttgtgtttgaagatgataatttgacttgggatTTTGTTGCTAGAGCTGCTGGACTAAATAACCCcccgcatcacactagatcaagaataagtacaaatATGCTATCATCGTCTAGAGGAAGAGGAAGGGCTTCATCTAGTAGTGCAACCAGTGCTAGGGGTcggaccacaatgttggaacttgtagatgaggatgaaatccaagtggatagtgcagaggagacggaagaggaaaaagatgttggagaaaacagttctgatgatgaagaggaagatgatgatatcttcgCCGACTTAGTTGATGACGAGtga
- the LOC131148523 gene encoding uncharacterized protein LOC131148523, protein MHALLLHHCPIRTATISRSLLLSHSLSYSTMSSSLAPPPVSLKTIALEPLRSSSSSSFFARRLDHGVRRIGPIKSTRGSRVFMSVSAGSRVAAIDDALFSDYKPTYAFLFPGQGAQAVGMGVEAQSAPAAAGLFKKANEILGFDLLDVCTNGPKEKLDSTVISQPAIYVTSLAAVEVLRARDGGQEIIDSIDVTCGLSLGEYTALAFAGAFSFEDGLKLVKLRGEAMQEASDAAKSAMVSIIGLDSEKVQLLCDAANKEVDEADKVQIANFLCPGNYAVSGGVRGVEAVEAKAKSFKARMTVRLAVAGAFHTSFMEPAVSRLEAALATTKIQAPRIPVISNVDANPHADPDTIKKILARQVTSPVQWETTVKTLLNKGLQKSYELGPGKVIAGIVKRMDKSASVENIGA, encoded by the exons ATGCATGCCCTTCTTCTCCATCACTGTCCGATCAGAACCGCAACCATTTCTCGATCTCtcctcctctctcactctctctcctacAGCACCATGAGTTCTTCCCTCGCGCCTCCTCCCGTTTCTCTCAAGACCATCGCTTTGGAGCCCCTCAGGAGCTCCAGTTCTTCGAGCTTCTTCGCCAGGAGGCTCGATCATGGAGTTCGCAGAATCGGCCCTATTAAGAGTACCCGCGGATCTAGGGTTTTCATGAGTGTTTCGGCTGGTTCTCGGGTGGCGGCCATCGACGACGCCTTGTTCTCCGATTACAAGCCTACTTATGCTTTTCTGTTCCCTGGCCAG GGTGCTCAAGCTGTTGGGATGGGCGTGGAGGCTCAAAGTGCCCCTGCTGCTGCTGGCTTATTCAAGAAAGCAAATGAAATTCTAGG GTTTGATCTTCTAGATGTTTGCACCAATGGGCCAAAAGAAAAGCTAGATTCAACAGTTATAAGCCAG CCAGCTATATATGTCACAAGCCTAGCTGCAGTTGAGGTTCTTCGTGCGCGTGATGGAGGTCAGGAAATAATTGATTCTATTGATGTCACTTGTGGGCTAAGCTTGGGAGAATACACTGCTCTAGCATTTGCTGGAGCTTTCAG CTTTGAAGATGGACTCAAACTGGTTAAACTTCGGGGAGAAGCCATGCAG GAAGCTTCTGATGCTGCTAAAAGTGCTATGGTCAGTATCATAGGACTGGATTCAGAAAAGGTCCAACTATTGTGTGATGCAGCAAATAAAGAAGTTGATGAAGCTGATAAAGTTCAGATTGCAAATTTCCTTTGTCCT GGTAATTATGCTGTCTCTGGAGGTGTGAGAGGTGTAGAAGCAGTAGAAGCCAAGGCAAAATCATTCAAGGCTAGAATGACG GTGCGTCTGGCTGTTGCTGGTGCTTTCCACACTAGTTTCATGGAACCAGCTGTCTCAAGATTGGAAGCTGCCCTAGCAACAACAAAGATACAAGCTCCAAGAATACCAGTTATATCCAATGTCGATGCAAACCCACATGCAGATCCTGATACAATTAAGAAGATCTTGGCACGCCAG GTGACTTCTCCCGTTCAATGGGAGACAACAGTGAAGACACTTCTGAACAAAGGGCTGCAGAAAAGCTACGAATTGGGACCCGGAAAG GTTATTGCTGGCATTGTCAAGAGAATGGACAAAAGTGCCAGTGTGGAGAATATTGGGGCTTGA
- the LOC131148524 gene encoding nuclear polyadenylated RNA-binding protein 3 — protein sequence MPISGSDLLQDQNAGGSDSDSNTDESPEFYEPISVIDVDDDDDDEDSDRVNSDEDHQHLASNFHTFPNGYARGAENRISALDLNDGEEEDEEEERMREASDSAIRRAFREDESRRNAPLTPENAERVREAMRGVVFPVELCPEWARQVPEDRWVDRLRRLRQPPHSAT from the exons ATGCCGATCTCTGGAAGCGATCTCCTTCAAG ATCAGAACGCCGGCGGAAGCGATTCCGACTCTAATACCGACGAATCGCCGGAATTTTACGAGCCAATCTCTGTCATCGATGttgatgacgacgacgacgacgaaGATTCTGATCGGGTCAACTCAGATGAGGATCACCAGCATCTCGCCTCTAATTTTCACACGTTCCCGAACGGCTACGCTCGCGGAGCTGAGAACAGAATATCGGCCCTGGATCTAAACGACGGCGAAGAAGAGGATGAGGAGGAGGAGAGGATGAGGGAAGCTTCAGATTCAGCGATTCGCAGGGCCTTCAGAGAGGACGAGAGCCGCCGGAACGCTCCTCTGACGCCTGAGAACGCGGAGAGGGTGAGGGAGGCGATGCGCGGAGTCGTGTTTCCTGTTGAACTGTGTCCTGAGTGGGCGCGTCAAGTCCCGGAGGATCGGTGGGTTGATCGGCTTAGGAGATTGAGGCAGCCGCCTCATTCTGCAACTTGA